AATCGCCCAGCGGATACAGATCCAGGGTCAGCTCGTCCTTGGGCACCTGGCCGTCATACAGCGCTGCCGGGTACATCGGGATAATCGCCCCGCCGCGCACCATTACCGGCGTTTTTTCCAGGGTGACGGGATAATTCAGCTCCATACCGGCCTTGGAATTAACCTGGCTGACGCGACCATCCCAGTAATCAATCCAGGTACCCTGCGGCAGGTGAATGCCCTGACGCCAACCCTTGGAGGCAACCTGGCTGCGATACACCGGCGCCACCAGGAAATCCTTGCCCAGGAAGAACTGGTACTCGTATTTCTCGGTATAGGTATTGGGGTCTTCGGGGTGATCCCACATCAGGCCGCGGATGATCGGCGCACCTGTCTGTTCAGCCTGCCACGCATAGGTATACATATACGGCATCAGGCGCATCTTCAGCTTCAGGTAATCGCGGTTGATGCCGCGATAGGGCTCTTCAAACCACCAGGGGTGCTTCCTTTCCTTCTTCGACCAGCCCGACATGCCCATCAGCACCGGGGTGAAGGATTTCCACTGCAAATCCCGGGTGAAGGTTTCCGGACTGCCGCCGAAGATACCGTCCACGTCGCCGGTGGCGTAATTCATGCCGGACAGGCCGGCGCCGATCAGGGTCGGCACATGCCAGCGGATATAATCCCAACTGCCGGACTGGTCGCCAGTCCAGGCCACCGCATAGCGCTGGATACCGGCCCAGCCCATCACCGTCCAGATAAAGGGGCGGCTATCGGAATTGTCGAGGATACCCGACGCCGCCTGTGCATTGGCATCCATGGCAAACTGGTAGCCTTTACCGGTCCAGGCGACATCCAGCTTCTGCGCGCGGGTGCCGGCAGTACCCACTTCCCAGGCGATTTTCTTCACGCCGTTTTCGGTCCACAGGCCGGTTTTAAAACCGTATTTTGCCAGCCCCTTTACGACCTTGGGCAGATCGCTGTAGCCGCAACCATAGCCGTCATTGGGCAGGATCCAGCCGCCGGGCATATCGTATTTACGATACTTGGCCGCGACGGATTCGATCACGTCCGGCGTCTTGCCGGTGGGGCCATCGCTCCAGCCTTCCGGCACGGTGCCGGGCTTTTTGACATTGTCGCCGTCGTTGTAACAGTCGGCATCGCCGTATTCGAACGCCCAGCGCGGCAGCAGCGGGGCACGGCCAGTCAGCGCCGTGTATTCGGCCAGGACTTTCTTGATCGTATCGCCAAAGAAAAAGTAACCGTCGAAGCGGTTTTCCGTGTGGCGGGTAGTGATATAGCCCTCGGAGCGGAAATCGTAGCTGCCATTGCTCCAGGTATTGCGCAGTACGCCGTAGCCGGCCGTACTCATATAGAAGGGTGCGGGACTGGGACGGTCGCCCTCTTCCCAGCCGCCGGAGTAGGAAATCTCCAGCACTTTGCCTTTAAACGCGTACTGGCCGTTTTGCAGGCCCCCGCCAAAGAATTGCTCGTCTTTACCGCTACTCAAAGTCTGGTAGCTGCCCTCGGCAGACAGGTCGATGGGCTTCAGCTCCCGCCAGATCAGTGTCTTGTTATCCGGCTTGTAGGCGGCAAATTTCAGTGGTTTGGTATAGATCCGCAGGGCCACCGCATCCGTTCGCAGCAGGCGGTAATCCCCATTGTCCTGCAGGCTGAATGGGACCGCCGGGCGCTTCTGACCGAGCACAATGCTGGTCTTCTTGTCGCCGTCAGCAAACAGCGCCTTATCGCGGGCAGCGAGAATGCGGATGACATCGTTTTTTACGACTTCGATTTTGACCTGCGCCCTGTCGTCCGTGGTGATTGCTACGCCCTGCTTGTCACTGTCGATGGACTTCAGGGTGCCCAGGGCTTCCGCCCAGGCCCCGGAGCTCAGCCCCAGCAAGATAGTGACCAGACCCGCGATTACAGAATTTCGCATGATTGCTTCCAGTTGGATGGATGGTTTATCGGTATTTATTACGCCATCTCGGCTTGCACATCCGCCGCCTCAAAAGCCCCCCAGCCGGCACTCAATCCCGGACTGCAGCCGTCCCCGCTTTCGCAAACGGGATTCTTGGGAGACCTCAATCTCCCGCCGGTGCGCCTAGCGGGCCCCAGACCCGGCCAGAGTGCACGCCGGACCCAAGTCCTCTCGC
This region of Microbulbifer sp. SAOS-129_SWC genomic DNA includes:
- a CDS encoding TIM-barrel domain-containing protein; this encodes MRNSVIAGLVTILLGLSSGAWAEALGTLKSIDSDKQGVAITTDDRAQVKIEVVKNDVIRILAARDKALFADGDKKTSIVLGQKRPAVPFSLQDNGDYRLLRTDAVALRIYTKPLKFAAYKPDNKTLIWRELKPIDLSAEGSYQTLSSGKDEQFFGGGLQNGQYAFKGKVLEISYSGGWEEGDRPSPAPFYMSTAGYGVLRNTWSNGSYDFRSEGYITTRHTENRFDGYFFFGDTIKKVLAEYTALTGRAPLLPRWAFEYGDADCYNDGDNVKKPGTVPEGWSDGPTGKTPDVIESVAAKYRKYDMPGGWILPNDGYGCGYSDLPKVVKGLAKYGFKTGLWTENGVKKIAWEVGTAGTRAQKLDVAWTGKGYQFAMDANAQAASGILDNSDSRPFIWTVMGWAGIQRYAVAWTGDQSGSWDYIRWHVPTLIGAGLSGMNYATGDVDGIFGGSPETFTRDLQWKSFTPVLMGMSGWSKKERKHPWWFEEPYRGINRDYLKLKMRLMPYMYTYAWQAEQTGAPIIRGLMWDHPEDPNTYTEKYEYQFFLGKDFLVAPVYRSQVASKGWRQGIHLPQGTWIDYWDGRVSQVNSKAGMELNYPVTLEKTPVMVRGGAIIPMYPAALYDGQVPKDELTLDLYPLGDSHFTLYEDDGNTRAYKKGSYSLQDFTMSAPQKGAGDVRVQIAPVKGDYNGREKARVYRLQVHTRVKPKGVTLNNRALPQLANKAGFDAAAEGWWFDPKTQYGVVYVKTRKVPVEQSYTFALQIDPKLTLAATKPYPKMPKRGNDISSDSFIVLNRPAEEKGFPLENAFDGKPGTWFRSVRDQSVKTGAIEFSLAFNERRLITGFEIQPRNDKYWRYGQVRDYEIYMADSNGNWGKALRTGTLEAKKGMQKVTFAPIVGRMLRLRITSTQDQNDAAGNDPMVLASQNNKDFAPPYNAIEPVVVNPVTIAEFKLLGAKEGEHKQNVYLADLPTASKSANVAVLNAANKDKVVMRVNGLQFQSGLQVKGDSRVDFNLPAGASLFRADIGIDDSCRDTAAMGFQIYGDGRLLYSSGKVKAPAFQKPEIDVRTLKSLSLRTSGDSNSCGNWANALVVTRSAEK